From Macaca fascicularis isolate 582-1 chromosome 14, T2T-MFA8v1.1, a single genomic window includes:
- the APOA4 gene encoding apolipoprotein A-IV: MFLKAVVLTLALVAVTGARAEVSADQVATVMWDYFSQLSSNAKEAVEHLQKSELTQQLNALFQDKLGEVNTYAGDLQKKLVPFATELHERLAKDSEKLKEEIRKELEEVRARLLPHANEVSQKIGENVRELQQRLEPYTDQLRTQVNTQTEQLRRQLTPYAQRMERVLRENADSLQTSLRPHADQLKAKIDQNVEELKERLTPYADEFKVKIDQTVEELRRSLAPYAQDAQEKLNHQLEGLAFQMKKNAEELKARISASAEELRQRLAPLAEDMRGNLRGNTEGLQKSLAELGGHLDRHVEEFRLRVEPYGENFNKALVQQMEQLRQKLGPHAGDVEGHLSFLEKDLRDKVNSFFSTFKEKESQDNTLSLPEPEQQREQQQEQQQEQQQEQEQEQQQEQQQEQQQQREQQREQQQQEQQQEQVQMLAPLES; encoded by the exons ATGTTCCTGAAGGCCGTGgtcctgaccctggccctggtgGCTGTCACTG GAGCCCGGGCTGAGGTCAGTGCTGACCAGGTGGCCACGGTGATGTGGGACTACTTCAGCCAGCTGAGCAGCAATGCCAAGGAGGCCGTGGAACATCTCCAGAAATCTGAACTCACCCAGCAACTCAA TGCCCTCTTCCAGGACAAACTTGGAGAAGTGAACACTTACGCAGGTGACCTGCAGAAGAAGCTGGTGCCCTTTGCCACCGAGCTGCATGAACGCCTGGCCAAGGACTCGGAGAAACTGAAGGAGGAGATTCGGAAGGAGCTGGAGGAGGTGAGGGCCCGGCTGCTGCCCCATGCCAATGAGGTGAGCCAGAAGATCGGGGAAAATGTGCGAGAGCTGCAGCAGCGCCTGGAGCCCTACACGGACCAGCTGCGCACCCAGGTCAACACGCAGACTGAGCAGCTGCGGCGCCAGCTGACCCCCTACGCACAGCGCATGGAGAGAGTGCTGCGGGAGAACGCCGACAGCCTGCAGACCTCGCTGAGGCCCCACGCAGACCAGCTCAAGGCCAAGATCGACCAGAACGTGGAGGAGCTCAAGGAGCGCCTCACGCCCTACGCCGACGAGTTCAAAGTCAAGATCGACCAGACCGTGGAGGAGCTGCGCCGCAGCCTGGCTCCCTATGCTCAGGACGCACAGGAGAAGCTCAACCACCAGCTCGAGGGCCTGGCCTTCCAGATGAAGAAGAACGCCGAGGAGCTCAAGGCCAGGATCTCGGCCAGTGCGGAGGAGCTGCGGCAGAGGCTGGCGCCCTTGGCCGAGGACATGCGTGGCAACCTGAGGGGCAACACCGAGGGGCTGCAGAAGTCGCTGGCAGAGCTGGGCGGGCACTTGGACCGGCATGTGGAGGAGTTCCGGCTCCGGGTGGAGCCCTACGGGGAGAACTTCAACAAAGCTCTGGTGCAGCAGATGGAACAGCTCAGGCAAAAGCTGGGCCCCCATGCGGGGGACGTGGAAGGCCACTTGAGCTTCCTGGAGAAGGACCTGAGGGACAAGGTCAACTCCTTCTTCAGCACCTTCAAGGAGAAAGAGAGCCAGGACAACACCCTCTCCCTCCCGGAGCCCGAGCAGCAGCgggagcagcagcaggagcagcagcaggagcagcagcaggagcaggagcaggagcagcagcaggagcagcagcaggagcagcagcagcagcgggaGCAGCAgcgggagcagcagcagcaggagcagcagcaggagcaggtgCAGATGCTGGCCCCTTTGGAGAGCTGA